From one Plantibacter flavus genomic stretch:
- a CDS encoding gamma-glutamyl-gamma-aminobutyrate hydrolase family protein, whose amino-acid sequence MNASDPDVPATDPPVSSAPLIGVTTYLEQAQTGVWDVPASFLPKVYLDAVTDAGGIAVLLPPQPVTRAVAASVLARLDGLIVSGGADVDPGLYGQAAHPRTGRPRTDRDAWEEALLTAAIDAELPFLGICRGAQLLNVALGGTLIQHLPDLVGDDSFQPGEGVFGPKTVAIEADSRLAALLRQDDDELDVHVYHHQSIDRVADGLVVTARTEEGVIEAVELPTVPFGLAVQWHPEEETADRRLFAGLVDAARRHRDAGTTAGLSTSTTPGTESRSTTP is encoded by the coding sequence TTGAACGCCTCTGACCCGGACGTCCCAGCGACCGACCCGCCCGTCTCGAGCGCTCCGCTCATCGGTGTCACGACCTACCTCGAACAGGCCCAGACCGGTGTGTGGGACGTCCCGGCGTCCTTCCTGCCGAAGGTGTACCTCGACGCCGTGACGGATGCGGGAGGGATCGCGGTCCTCCTCCCACCCCAGCCGGTCACCCGTGCCGTGGCCGCGTCCGTGCTGGCGCGGCTCGACGGCCTCATCGTCTCGGGTGGCGCCGACGTCGACCCCGGCCTGTACGGGCAGGCCGCCCACCCGCGCACGGGTCGACCACGGACCGACCGGGACGCCTGGGAGGAGGCGCTGCTCACGGCGGCGATCGACGCCGAGCTGCCGTTCCTCGGCATCTGTCGTGGCGCACAACTGTTGAACGTCGCGCTCGGCGGGACGCTGATCCAACACCTCCCCGACCTCGTCGGCGACGACTCCTTCCAGCCCGGCGAGGGCGTCTTCGGGCCGAAGACCGTCGCGATCGAAGCCGACTCGCGGCTGGCCGCGCTGCTCCGGCAGGACGACGACGAGCTCGACGTGCACGTCTACCACCACCAGTCGATCGACCGCGTCGCCGACGGACTCGTCGTCACCGCCCGCACCGAGGAGGGCGTCATCGAAGCGGTCGAGCTGCCGACGGTCCCTTTCGGACTCGCCGTGCAGTGGCACCCCGAGGAGGAGACGGCCGACCGGCGTCTCTTCGCCGGGCTCGTGGACGCCGCGCGACGACACCGCGACGCCGGGACCACCGCAGGACTCAGCACCAGCACCACACCCGGCACCGAGAGCAGGAGCACCACACCGTGA
- the pyrE gene encoding orotate phosphoribosyltransferase, protein MTDARAQLIDHISAEAVFHGDFTLTSGKKATYYVDLRKVSLDHRVAPLIGQVMIDLIADVPDVFAVGGLTMGADPVAAAILHQGAARGLTYDAFVVRKEPKDHGRGKQVEGPDLQGKRVIVLEDTSTTGGSPLKAAEALEKVGAEVVAVAVVVDRATGAREIIEAAGYQYLAAIGLEDLGLV, encoded by the coding sequence GTGACGGACGCACGAGCTCAGCTCATTGACCACATCTCGGCGGAAGCCGTGTTCCACGGTGACTTCACCCTGACGAGCGGCAAGAAAGCGACGTATTACGTCGACCTCCGCAAGGTGAGCCTCGACCACCGCGTCGCGCCCCTCATCGGGCAGGTCATGATCGACCTCATCGCCGACGTCCCCGACGTCTTCGCGGTCGGTGGCCTCACCATGGGCGCCGACCCCGTCGCCGCCGCGATCCTGCACCAGGGTGCCGCGCGCGGACTCACCTACGACGCCTTCGTCGTCCGCAAGGAGCCGAAGGACCACGGCCGCGGCAAGCAGGTCGAGGGCCCAGACCTCCAGGGCAAGCGCGTGATCGTGCTCGAGGACACCTCGACCACCGGTGGATCACCGCTCAAGGCGGCCGAAGCACTCGAGAAGGTCGGAGCCGAGGTGGTCGCCGTCGCCGTCGTCGTCGACCGCGCGACCGGCGCCCGCGAGATCATCGAGGCCGCGGGCTACCAGTACTTGGCCGCGATCGGCCTGGAAGACCTGGGACTCGTCTGA
- a CDS encoding glutamine synthetase family protein yields the protein MHPRSGNLTLEELTTAVAAREIDTVILAFTDMQGRLVGKRVSARLFVEDVAEHGAECCNYLLAVDVEMNTVDGYAMSSWERGYGDMAMIPDFSTLRRAPWLPGTALVTADLQWLDDAPVVASPRQILIAQLERLAERGLVPFVGTELEFLVFDDTFREAWAKDYTKLTPATDYNIDYAILASTRMEPLLRDIRNAMDGAGMYCEGVKGECNLGQQEIAFRYDHALVTCDNHSIYKNGAKEIADAHGKSLTFMAKFDEREGNSCHIHISLRGEDGSAVFADPDAPDGMSKLFRHFLAGQLAAMRELTMFFAPNINSYKRYVDGSFAPTAVAWGHDNRTCSLRVVGRGLGMRVENRVPGGDVNQYLAVAALIAAGLHGIENELELEDPTSGNAYTGGAPRVPTSLREAAELFSQSTIAREAFGDEVVDHYLNFAKVELAAFDAAVTDWERVRGFERL from the coding sequence ATGCACCCACGCTCAGGAAACCTGACGCTCGAGGAGCTCACGACGGCCGTCGCCGCGCGCGAGATCGACACCGTGATCCTCGCGTTCACCGACATGCAGGGCCGACTCGTCGGCAAGCGCGTCTCGGCCCGACTCTTCGTCGAGGACGTCGCCGAGCACGGGGCGGAGTGTTGCAACTACCTGCTCGCGGTCGACGTCGAGATGAACACGGTCGACGGCTACGCGATGTCGAGTTGGGAACGCGGCTACGGCGACATGGCGATGATCCCCGACTTCTCGACCCTCCGCCGCGCGCCCTGGCTGCCGGGCACGGCCCTCGTCACCGCCGACCTCCAGTGGCTCGACGACGCCCCGGTGGTCGCTTCACCCCGTCAGATCCTCATCGCCCAGCTCGAACGGCTCGCGGAACGCGGCCTCGTCCCGTTCGTCGGCACGGAGCTCGAGTTCCTCGTCTTCGACGACACCTTCCGGGAGGCCTGGGCGAAGGACTACACGAAGCTGACGCCCGCCACCGACTACAACATCGACTACGCGATCCTCGCCTCGACCCGCATGGAGCCGTTGCTGCGCGACATCCGCAACGCCATGGACGGCGCCGGCATGTACTGCGAGGGCGTGAAGGGCGAATGCAACCTCGGGCAGCAGGAGATCGCGTTCCGCTACGACCACGCCCTCGTCACCTGCGACAACCACTCGATCTACAAGAACGGGGCGAAGGAGATCGCCGACGCCCACGGCAAGAGCCTCACGTTCATGGCGAAGTTCGACGAGCGCGAAGGCAACAGCTGCCACATCCACATCAGCCTCCGCGGCGAAGACGGTTCGGCCGTGTTCGCGGACCCCGACGCGCCCGACGGCATGTCGAAGCTCTTCCGGCACTTCCTGGCCGGGCAGCTCGCCGCGATGCGCGAGCTGACGATGTTCTTCGCGCCGAACATCAACTCCTACAAGCGCTACGTCGACGGCAGCTTCGCCCCGACGGCCGTCGCCTGGGGACACGACAACCGCACCTGCTCGCTCCGGGTCGTCGGCCGGGGGCTCGGCATGCGCGTCGAGAACCGGGTGCCGGGTGGCGACGTGAACCAGTACCTCGCCGTCGCCGCCCTCATCGCCGCCGGACTGCACGGCATCGAGAACGAACTGGAACTGGAGGACCCGACCAGCGGCAACGCCTACACGGGCGGTGCACCCCGCGTCCCGACCTCGCTCCGGGAGGCGGCCGAGCTCTTCTCGCAGTCGACGATCGCCCGCGAGGCCTTCGGCGACGAGGTCGTCGACCACTACCTGAACTTCGCGAAGGTGGAACTCGCCGCCTTCGACGCCGCGGTGACGGACTGGGAGCGGGTGCGCGGCTTTGAACGCCTCTGA
- a CDS encoding 3-oxoacyl-ACP reductase has product MTITPIDLTQRLAGKVAVITGGASGIGLATAKRFAAEGATVVIGDLDPTTGQAAAELVGGLFVQVDVTDQAQVDHLFDTAAETYGSVDIAFNNAGISPPDDDSIETTELPAWERVQDVNLKSVYLCSRAAIRHMVRQGKGSIINTASFVAVLGSATSQISYTASKGGVLAMSRELGVQFARQGIRVNALCPGPVNTALLQELFAKDPVRAQRRLVHIPLGRFAEPEELAASVAFLASDDSSFITGSTFLVDGGISSAYVTPE; this is encoded by the coding sequence ATGACCATCACCCCCATCGACCTCACCCAGCGGCTCGCCGGAAAGGTCGCCGTGATCACCGGCGGCGCGAGCGGCATCGGCCTCGCCACGGCGAAGCGCTTCGCCGCGGAGGGCGCCACCGTCGTCATCGGCGACCTCGACCCGACGACCGGCCAGGCGGCGGCCGAGCTCGTCGGTGGGCTCTTCGTCCAGGTGGACGTGACCGACCAGGCGCAGGTCGACCACCTGTTCGACACGGCGGCCGAGACCTACGGCTCGGTCGACATCGCCTTCAACAACGCCGGCATCTCCCCGCCCGACGACGACTCGATCGAGACGACCGAACTCCCGGCCTGGGAGCGCGTGCAGGACGTGAACCTCAAGTCGGTCTACCTGTGCTCGCGCGCCGCCATCCGTCACATGGTGCGGCAGGGGAAGGGCTCGATCATCAACACGGCGTCGTTCGTCGCCGTCCTGGGTTCGGCCACCTCGCAGATCTCGTACACGGCGTCCAAGGGCGGAGTGCTGGCGATGAGCCGCGAGCTCGGCGTGCAGTTCGCCCGGCAGGGCATCCGCGTCAACGCCCTGTGTCCCGGTCCCGTCAACACCGCGCTGCTGCAGGAGCTCTTCGCGAAGGACCCGGTGCGCGCGCAGCGGCGACTCGTGCACATCCCGCTCGGACGATTCGCCGAGCCCGAGGAGTTGGCCGCGTCCGTCGCCTTCCTCGCGAGCGACGACTCCTCCTTCATCACCGGGTCGACGTTCCTCGTCGACGGCGGCATCTCCTCCGCCTACGTGACGCCGGAATGA
- a CDS encoding HAD-IIA family hydrolase → MSRRDEVECWLTDMDGVLVHENHALPGAAALLQQWQDQRTPFLVLTNNSIFTPRDLSARLRASGLDVPEEFIWTSALATAAFLAEQEPGGSAFVIGEAGITTAIHEAGFTMTETNPDYVVVGETRNYSFEAITKAIRLIAGGARFIVTNPDATGPSKDGPLPATGAIAALITKATGMEPYVVGKPNPMMFRSALNKIGAHSENTGMIGDRMDTDIVAGIEAGLHTILVLTGISDEAEINRYPFRPNEILSGVIDLVTEPVEVEI, encoded by the coding sequence ATGTCACGACGCGACGAGGTCGAATGCTGGCTCACCGACATGGACGGCGTGCTGGTCCATGAGAACCACGCCCTCCCGGGTGCCGCCGCGCTCCTGCAGCAGTGGCAGGATCAGCGGACGCCCTTCCTGGTGCTCACCAACAACTCGATCTTCACCCCGCGCGACCTGAGCGCCCGGCTGCGCGCGTCCGGGCTCGACGTGCCCGAGGAGTTCATCTGGACCTCCGCGCTCGCGACGGCCGCCTTCCTGGCCGAGCAGGAGCCGGGCGGCTCGGCGTTCGTCATCGGGGAGGCCGGGATCACCACGGCCATCCACGAGGCCGGCTTCACCATGACGGAGACGAACCCCGACTACGTGGTCGTCGGCGAGACCCGCAACTACTCGTTCGAGGCCATCACCAAGGCGATCCGCCTCATCGCCGGAGGCGCGCGCTTCATCGTGACGAACCCGGACGCGACCGGACCGAGCAAGGACGGTCCGCTTCCGGCGACCGGTGCCATCGCGGCGCTCATCACGAAGGCCACCGGCATGGAGCCTTACGTCGTCGGAAAGCCGAACCCGATGATGTTCCGATCGGCGCTCAACAAGATCGGCGCGCACTCGGAGAACACCGGCATGATCGGCGACCGCATGGACACCGACATCGTCGCGGGCATCGAGGCCGGTCTCCACACGATCCTCGTGCTCACGGGCATCAGTGACGAGGCCGAGATCAACCGCTACCCGTTCCGTCCGAACGAGATCCTGAGCGGCGTCATCGACCTCGTGACGGAGCCCGTCGAGGTCGAGATCTAG
- a CDS encoding zinc-dependent alcohol dehydrogenase family protein, giving the protein MRAVVYDQFTAEPEVRDVPDPVPSDAGVVVRVETTGLCRSDAHGWLGHDDGIALPHVPGHELVGRIHAVGPAVERFRVGDRVTVPFVCACGRCAQCLAGNGQVCPNQTQPGFTHWGSYAELVALHDADVNLIPVPESLDAGAAALLGCRFATAFRGLVHRAGLRSGERLLVVGCGGVGLSAAMIGVALGAEVIAVDIDASALARAASIGVTHTIDSSGLDEAAVLARIAEAAPMGVQVSVEALGRESTMRLSLLALAPMGRQVQIGLFSSEPTLPLPRIISQELSLHGSHGMPASDYSELLDLVASGALRPQDLIEHRIGLNEAPAALVALASGDRSAGVTVIDVA; this is encoded by the coding sequence ATGCGCGCCGTCGTCTACGACCAGTTCACCGCCGAGCCCGAGGTCCGCGACGTGCCGGATCCGGTGCCGTCCGACGCCGGCGTCGTCGTGCGCGTGGAGACCACGGGTCTCTGCCGGAGCGATGCGCACGGCTGGCTCGGGCACGACGACGGCATCGCCCTCCCCCACGTGCCCGGCCACGAACTCGTCGGGCGCATCCATGCGGTCGGCCCCGCCGTCGAGCGGTTCCGCGTGGGCGACCGCGTCACGGTGCCCTTCGTGTGCGCGTGCGGACGCTGCGCCCAGTGCCTCGCCGGGAACGGGCAGGTCTGCCCGAACCAGACGCAGCCAGGCTTCACCCACTGGGGTTCCTACGCCGAGCTCGTCGCCCTGCACGACGCGGACGTGAACCTCATCCCGGTGCCGGAGTCCCTCGACGCCGGTGCCGCCGCCCTCCTCGGGTGCCGGTTCGCGACGGCCTTCCGCGGGCTCGTCCACCGCGCCGGGCTCCGCAGCGGGGAGCGCCTGCTCGTCGTCGGCTGCGGCGGCGTGGGGCTGAGTGCGGCCATGATCGGCGTCGCGCTCGGTGCCGAGGTCATCGCCGTCGACATCGACGCCTCGGCCCTGGCGCGCGCGGCGTCGATCGGCGTCACGCACACGATCGACTCGAGCGGTCTCGACGAGGCCGCCGTCCTCGCGCGCATCGCCGAAGCCGCACCCATGGGCGTGCAGGTGTCGGTCGAAGCCCTCGGACGTGAGTCCACGATGCGCCTCAGCCTCCTCGCGCTGGCACCGATGGGCCGTCAGGTGCAGATCGGCCTGTTCTCGAGCGAACCGACACTCCCGCTGCCGCGCATCATCTCGCAGGAGCTGTCACTGCACGGCAGCCACGGCATGCCGGCTTCCGACTACTCGGAACTGCTCGACCTCGTCGCGAGCGGCGCGCTGCGCCCCCAGGACCTCATCGAACACCGCATCGGCCTCAACGAGGCACCGGCAGCACTCGTCGCCCTCGCCTCCGGCGACCGCTCTGCGGGTGTGACCGTCATCGACGTCGCCTGA
- a CDS encoding TrmH family RNA methyltransferase, giving the protein MPETPLHPDDPVAGPDQAESPTAGVGPWQGEWPDDPWYDPELLREGDTRNVVDRYRYWSMEAIVADIDDHRHPFHVAIENWQHDMNIGSIVRTANAFAADTVHIVGRRRWNKRGAMVTDRYQHVEHHVDVAALVAWASAAELPIIAIDNVPGSVPIETFRLPERCLLLFGQEGPGLSPEALAAADAVLEITQFGSTRSINASAAAAVAMHAWVMQHVSFDAS; this is encoded by the coding sequence GTGCCAGAGACCCCGCTCCACCCGGACGACCCGGTCGCCGGCCCCGATCAGGCCGAGAGCCCGACGGCCGGCGTCGGTCCATGGCAGGGGGAGTGGCCGGACGACCCCTGGTACGACCCCGAGCTGCTGCGCGAGGGCGACACCCGGAACGTCGTCGACCGCTACCGCTACTGGTCGATGGAGGCCATCGTCGCCGACATCGACGACCACCGCCATCCGTTCCACGTCGCCATCGAGAACTGGCAGCACGACATGAACATCGGGTCGATCGTGCGCACCGCCAACGCGTTCGCCGCCGACACCGTGCACATCGTCGGGCGCCGACGGTGGAACAAGCGCGGAGCCATGGTGACCGATCGCTACCAGCACGTCGAGCACCACGTCGACGTCGCGGCGCTCGTCGCCTGGGCGTCGGCGGCCGAGCTGCCGATCATCGCGATCGACAACGTGCCGGGGTCGGTCCCGATCGAGACGTTCCGCCTTCCCGAGCGGTGCCTCCTGCTCTTCGGGCAGGAGGGGCCTGGGCTCTCACCGGAGGCGCTCGCCGCTGCCGACGCGGTGCTCGAGATCACCCAGTTCGGGTCGACGAGATCGATCAACGCCTCCGCGGCGGCAGCCGTCGCGATGCACGCCTGGGTCATGCAACACGTCTCCTTCGACGCGTCTTGA
- a CDS encoding aldehyde dehydrogenase family protein — protein sequence MSYTILNPANEHVVTTVEHLDLAETDAAIARAAVAQRSWAAVSPADRAQALRRFAASVDADREHLASLEVVNSGHPITQARWEAGHVRDVLEYYSASPERLFGQQIPVAGGIDLTFHEPLGVVGIITPWNFPMTIAAWGFAPALAAGNAVVLKPAEWTPLTSIRLGELALESGLPEGLFQVLPGRGSVVGERFVTNETVRKVVFTGSTAVGKRIMAGAAEQVKRVTLELGGKSANIVFADADLERAAAAAPYGVFENAGQDCCARSRILVQRSVYERFMELLEPAVQGVVVGDPNDEATEMGPLVSAPHLAAVRSYVPEGAPIAFTGSAPDGPGYWFAPTVLTPGRDDRTVREEIFGPVVAVLPFEDEADALTLANDTEYGLSGSIWTRDVGRAIRAARAVESGNLSVNSHSSVRYSTPFGGFKQSGLGRELGPDAPLAFTETKNVFLAVD from the coding sequence GTGAGCTACACGATCCTCAATCCGGCGAACGAGCACGTCGTCACGACGGTCGAGCACCTCGACCTCGCCGAGACGGACGCCGCCATCGCCCGCGCCGCCGTCGCCCAGCGGTCCTGGGCGGCCGTCAGCCCCGCCGACCGCGCCCAGGCGCTCCGCCGGTTCGCCGCATCGGTCGACGCCGACCGCGAGCACCTCGCGAGCCTCGAGGTCGTCAACTCCGGCCACCCCATCACCCAGGCGCGGTGGGAGGCCGGTCACGTCCGCGACGTGCTCGAGTACTACTCGGCGTCACCCGAACGGCTCTTCGGTCAGCAGATCCCCGTCGCCGGCGGCATCGACCTCACCTTCCACGAACCGCTCGGCGTCGTCGGCATCATCACCCCGTGGAACTTCCCGATGACGATCGCCGCCTGGGGGTTCGCACCGGCGCTCGCGGCGGGGAACGCGGTGGTCCTGAAGCCCGCGGAATGGACGCCACTGACGAGCATCCGCCTCGGTGAACTCGCCCTCGAGTCCGGTCTGCCCGAGGGCCTGTTCCAGGTGTTGCCGGGCCGCGGGTCGGTCGTCGGCGAGCGCTTCGTCACGAACGAGACCGTCCGGAAGGTCGTCTTCACCGGGTCGACCGCCGTCGGCAAGCGCATCATGGCCGGCGCGGCGGAGCAGGTGAAGCGCGTCACCCTCGAACTCGGCGGCAAGAGCGCCAACATCGTGTTCGCGGACGCCGACCTCGAACGCGCGGCCGCGGCCGCCCCCTACGGCGTCTTCGAGAACGCGGGCCAGGACTGCTGCGCCCGGAGCCGGATCCTCGTCCAACGGAGCGTCTACGAGCGGTTCATGGAGCTGCTGGAGCCGGCCGTGCAGGGTGTGGTCGTCGGCGATCCGAACGACGAGGCCACCGAGATGGGACCGCTCGTCTCCGCTCCGCATCTGGCCGCCGTGCGCTCGTACGTGCCCGAGGGTGCGCCGATCGCCTTCACCGGGAGCGCCCCGGACGGCCCGGGGTACTGGTTCGCGCCGACCGTCCTGACGCCCGGCCGCGACGACCGCACCGTCCGGGAGGAGATCTTCGGTCCCGTCGTCGCCGTCCTGCCCTTCGAGGACGAGGCCGACGCTCTCACCCTCGCGAACGACACGGAGTACGGCCTCTCCGGCTCGATCTGGACCCGCGACGTCGGTCGCGCGATACGGGCCGCTCGAGCGGTGGAGTCGGGCAACCTGTCCGTCAACTCCCACTCCTCCGTCCGCTACTCCACCCCCTTCGGCGGGTTCAAGCAGTCGGGTCTCGGGCGCGAGCTCGGTCCCGACGCCCCGCTCGCCTTCACGGAGACGAAGAACGTCTTCCTCGCCGTCGACTGA
- a CDS encoding amino acid permease yields the protein MADDTRKISGVTYTAAGEGYFEKRSLKRSAGVWGLWGLAVAAVISGDFSGWNFGIDFAGFGGMLIAFVILVAMYYGMIFSIGEMAAAMPHTGGAYSFARAAMGPLGGFVTGLAETIEYVATTAVIVYFSASYADAITSELLGFSMPSPVWWAILYVAFIALNSAGASISFRFAIVVSIISIGILLVFSAMAVFSGQFAWANLFDIAPDAGQTEFLPHGVLPILFALPFAMWFFLGIEELPLAAEESHNPVRDIPKAGFWARGTLIVTGLLVLFLNTGVIGAEATGTAGEPLLDGFRAIVGDGAAAVLALFALIGLLASLQGIMFAYGRNMYSLSRAGYYPRFLSLTGKRQTPWVALVAGAIIGFVALLIVDAAGGSGGVAGAIVLNIAVWGAVLAYLMQMIAFLLLRRKFPNAKRPYLSPWGVPGAVIAAVIAALIFVGFLLNPTFLPAIIAIVVVYVVMLVAFAVWGRHRLVMSPEEEYAVSGGLHGDPETEGYGGATEAELLAVDRPEDPGSGTAR from the coding sequence ATGGCTGACGACACGCGCAAGATCTCCGGGGTGACCTACACCGCCGCCGGCGAGGGGTACTTCGAGAAACGCAGCCTGAAGCGGTCGGCCGGGGTGTGGGGACTCTGGGGCCTCGCCGTCGCGGCGGTCATCTCCGGCGACTTCTCCGGCTGGAACTTCGGCATCGACTTCGCCGGGTTCGGCGGCATGCTCATCGCCTTCGTCATCCTCGTCGCGATGTACTACGGCATGATCTTCTCGATCGGGGAGATGGCCGCGGCGATGCCGCACACCGGCGGGGCCTACTCCTTCGCGAGAGCGGCGATGGGACCGCTCGGCGGGTTCGTGACCGGCCTCGCGGAGACCATCGAGTACGTCGCGACCACGGCCGTGATCGTGTACTTCTCGGCCTCCTACGCCGACGCCATCACGAGCGAGCTGCTCGGCTTCTCCATGCCGTCGCCCGTGTGGTGGGCGATCCTGTACGTCGCGTTCATCGCACTGAACTCCGCCGGTGCGAGCATCTCCTTCCGCTTCGCCATCGTCGTCTCGATCATCTCCATCGGCATCCTGCTCGTCTTCTCCGCGATGGCGGTCTTCTCCGGCCAGTTCGCCTGGGCCAACCTGTTCGACATCGCCCCCGACGCGGGCCAGACCGAGTTCCTGCCGCACGGCGTCCTCCCGATCCTGTTCGCCCTGCCCTTCGCGATGTGGTTCTTCCTCGGCATCGAGGAGCTGCCGCTCGCGGCGGAGGAGTCCCACAACCCGGTGCGCGACATCCCGAAGGCCGGGTTCTGGGCTCGTGGCACGCTCATCGTGACCGGCCTCCTCGTCCTCTTCCTCAACACCGGCGTCATCGGTGCCGAGGCGACCGGGACGGCAGGGGAGCCCTTGCTCGACGGCTTCCGAGCCATCGTCGGTGACGGTGCGGCGGCGGTCCTCGCGCTCTTCGCCCTCATCGGGCTCCTCGCCTCGCTGCAGGGCATCATGTTCGCCTACGGTCGCAACATGTACTCGCTGTCCCGCGCCGGGTACTACCCGCGGTTCCTCTCCCTCACCGGCAAGCGGCAGACGCCGTGGGTGGCCCTTGTGGCCGGGGCGATCATCGGGTTCGTCGCGTTGCTCATCGTCGACGCGGCCGGCGGATCGGGCGGTGTCGCCGGTGCGATCGTGCTCAACATCGCGGTCTGGGGCGCGGTGCTCGCGTACCTCATGCAGATGATCGCGTTCCTGCTGCTGCGGAGGAAGTTCCCGAACGCCAAGCGGCCCTACCTGAGCCCGTGGGGTGTCCCGGGGGCGGTCATCGCGGCCGTCATCGCCGCGCTCATCTTCGTGGGCTTCCTGCTCAACCCGACGTTCCTCCCGGCGATCATCGCGATCGTCGTCGTCTATGTCGTCATGCTGGTCGCCTTCGCGGTCTGGGGTCGCCACCGGCTCGTCATGTCACCGGAGGAGGAGTACGCGGTCTCGGGCGGCCTGCACGGCGACCCGGAGACCGAGGGCTACGGCGGAGCGACCGAGGCGGAACTGCTCGCAGTCGACCGCCCCGAGGACCCGGGTTCCGGCACGGCGCGTTGA